A window from Peromyscus eremicus chromosome 1, PerEre_H2_v1, whole genome shotgun sequence encodes these proteins:
- the LOC131920322 gene encoding mas-related G-protein coupled receptor member B4-like, with product MCSYFNLLCRNTSGTFSSMGPSTPAWSIDNTRMNGSYYTGNLHCVNMYKIFSILTVIMAVVGLAGNAIVLWLLGFHVHRNAFSVYVLNLAGADFLYLCTQIVFFLRQILFLFHSSYFHIPFYLTTLSIVAYLAGLCVIAAISVERCLSVLCPIWYHCRRPRHMSSVLCALLWTFSVLLSLLLWLGCSSLLRHYGYSFCDTAIFTAIVLIIVISVVPCGSSLALLVRVFCGSQRIPLTRLCMTIALTVLVFLLFGLPFGIYWILLILNEMLPRVFSCNSYAMTVFLSCVNSCANPIIYFLVGSIRHCRFQRQTLKILLQRAMQDTPEEEHGERGSSGNARQQETSLCSS from the coding sequence ATGTGTTCATATTTCAATTTACTTTGCAGGAACACCAGTGGAACATTCTCAAGCATGGGTCCATCCACCCCAGCCTGGAGCATTGACAACACAAGAATGAATGGAAGTTACTACACTGGAAACTTACACTGTGTCAACATGTACAAAATCTTCAGTATTCTTACTGTCATCATGGCTGTGGTTGGGCTGGCAGGAAATGCCATAGTACTGTGGCTTCTAGGCTTCCATGTGCACAGGAATGCCTTCTCTGTCTATGTCCTCAACCTTGCTGGGGCTGACTTCCTCTACCTTTGCACTCAGATTGTGTTTTTCCTGAGACAAATCCTTTTTCTGTTTCATAGCAGCTACTTTCATATTCCATTCTATCTCACCACTCTATCCATCGTTGCTTACCTTGCAGGTTTATGTGTGATTGCAGCCATCAGTGTAGAGcgatgtctgtctgttttgtgtcCCATATGGTATCACTGCCGGAGACCAAGACACATGTCATCTGTCCTGTGTGCCCTGCTCTGGACCTTCTCTGTACTGTTAAGCCTCCTGTTATGGTTGGGTTGCAGTTCACTACTGAGACATTATGGATATTCTTTCTGTGACACTGCTATTTTTACCGCTATTGTACTTATAATAGTAATATCTGTGGTTCCTTGTGGATCCAGCCTGGCCCTGTTGGTCAGGGTCTTCTGTGGCTCACAGAGGATTCCTCTGACCAGGTTGTGTATGACCATTGCACTCACAGTGCTGGTCTTCTTACTCTTTGGTCTGCCCTTTGGTATCTATTGGATACTTCTCATTTTGAATGAGATGTTACCTAGAGTTTTCTCTTGCAATAGTTATGCAATGACAGTTTTCCTATCCTGTGTTAACAGCTGTGCCAACCCCATCATTTACTTCCTTGTTGGCTCCATTAGGCATTGCAGGTTCCAGAGGCAGACTCTGAAGATTCTTCTGCAGAGAGCCATGCAGGACACTCCTGAGGAAGAACATGGAGAGAGGGGTTCTTCAGGAAATGCTAGACAGCAGGAAACATCCTTGTGTAGTAGTTGA